The Paraburkholderia hospita DNA segment AGAACATCATGTCGGCGTGCTGGCCGAGCGTCGTCCAGGTCTTCTGGCCGTTGACGACGTAGTGATCGCCGCCCCGCTCGGCGCGCGTGCGCACCGATGCCAGATCGGAGCCAGAGCCCGGCTCCGAGTAGCCCTGGCACCACCAGTCGGTGCCGTCGAGAACGCGCGGCAAGTAGTGCCGCTTTTGCGCTTCGCTGCCGTACTTCATCAGCACGGGCGCGACCATCGATACACCAAACGGCAGCACCATCGGCGCGCCGAGCTGGGCACACTCCTCGTCCCAGATATGACGCTGCGTTGCGTTCCAGTTCGGGCCGCCATACTCCGCAGGCCACGCAGGCGCCGACCAGCCGCGCTGGCCGAGCAGCTTGTGCCAGCTCGCGAAGTCATCGCGATTCAGACGCTTATGATTGAGGACTTTGTCGCGCAGCTCGTCAGGCAGATTCGCTTCGAGCCAGGCGCGGATGTCGGCGCGGAATGCGTCGTCAGCGGGGGAATAATTCAGGTCCATGCGCAGTGTCTCCTGGCCGCGGCCTTGCGCCGCCAGGAGCACTGCAAGCAATGGTTATTGCAGCGGCTCTTTCAGTGCGGCGGGTACAGGCAGCGGCATCACATCGATGCCTTCTTCGACGAGGGCTCGCGCATCCTCAGGCGTCGTGACGCCCCGGATGCTGCGAGCAGGCGCTTCGTTGTAGTGAATGCGCCGTGCTTCCTCGGCAAAGCGGTCGCCCACGTTCTCGGTCTTTTCCAGCACCTCGCGCAGCGCGCGCATCACGTGCGCCTGCAGCTCGCCAGCGTCCGCCGCCGCTTTTTCCTTCGATGCGTTCGACGCGCGCGTCGCACCCGACAGATTCAGGCGCGGCGCCGACGGCAAACGGCTCACTTCCGTCGCACCGCAAATCGGACATTCGACCAGCTTGCGGGACAACTGCGATTCGAAGTCATCGGCGGAAGCGAACCAGCCTTCGAACCGATGATCGTGGGGACACTGTAGATCGAGGACCTTCATGTGGAATCAGGGCTTGCGTACGAGTTTAGCGCAAAATGGAAATTTGTGAACGGTCGTTCGTTAAATGCTTTTGCTTTTTTTACCGCCTGGCCGGCACGGTGACGAACGAGAATCAGCCATTCTAGCGCGTTGGCGCGGGACGCGCCGACGCTCGAATGGCTGCGTGCGACGACCGGACGGAAACGCAAAACGGCAGCCCAAGGCTGCCGTTTTCGTTGGATGCGGCGTCCCGCGAGCGTCAGTCCGCTTCGGGCGCATTCTCCGGCCACGCGCCCGACAGCAGCTTCTCCAGCCAGAACGTGCCGATGATCGTCTTCACGTCGCTCAACTGCCCCGTGCGCACCCACTCGGACACATCCGACACCTTCGCGATGAACGTCTCCAGGAACTCGCCGTCGTCGAGCTTGCGCTCGCCCGCCGTCAAACCGCGCGCGACGTAGATGTCGATGAATTCCGTCGAGTACGAAATGATCGGATGAACGCGCGTCAGATAGATGTATTCGCGCGCCGTGTAGCCCGTTTCTTCGAGCAGCTCTCGCTTTGCGCAGGCCAGCGGATCTTCGTTCGGATCGAGCTTGCCGGCCGGATACTCGTACATCACCTTGCCCATCGCGTACCGGTACTGGCTTTCCATCAGGACGCGGCCGTCGTCGAACAGCGGGATCACCATCACGGCGCCGGGATGTTGCACGTATTCGCGCGTCGCCTGCTTGCCGTCGGGCAAGCGCACGGTGTCGAATTTGACCGTCATGAACGGCCCTTGATAGGCGACTTCGCTCTTGATGCAGGTTTCTTTAAGCGCGGTGTCGTGATCGGGGAGTTCTGCCATGTGCGACCTCTTTGCGGCAAGAAGCGCGACGGCCGGAACCGTCAGCGCCGTTTGACGAGATATTGAAACGTGAAGCCCGGGAAGGCGAGCACGATGAACAGGCTGAACGTGATCGCGTAGAACTGCCAGCCTTGATCGAAGCGATTGCCGGCGCGCGCTTCGAGCATGAAGCCGAGCGCGCCGACGATGAAATACAGCACGATCAGTTCGCCGAGCCTGAGCCACGCGCTTTTCTTCGTGGCCTTCAGCGGCATGACACCGAACAGCCGCTGATTCAGGAACGGCAGGTTGGCGCCGACGAGCGCCAACAGCACGATGAACCACCCCGCCGCCGACATTACAGCGGCAGAGTATGCGTAATCGCGTTCAGGCAGAGCGACATCAGCGGGCCCGGAACGATACCGAGCACCAGCACGGCCACGCCGTTGAGCGCGAGCAGCGCGCGCTTGCAGGTATCGCCTGCGATCGGTGTCGTGTCGACGGCGTCGTCGAAGTACATCAGCTTCACGATGCGCAGGTAGTAGAACGCGCCGAACAGCGACGTGATCACCGCGAGCACCGCGAGCCACGTGAGGCCTGCGTTCATCGTCGCTTCGAGCACGGCGAGCTTCGCGTAGAAGCCGACCGTCGGCGGGATGCCGGCGAGCGAGAACATCAGCACCATCATCACGAATGCGAACACCGGGCTGCGCTGGTTGAGACCCTTGAAGTCGTCGAGCGTTTCGGCTTCGAAGTCGCGACGCGCAAGCAGCATGACCACACCGAACGAGCCGAGCGTCGTCAACAGATAGACGATGCTGTAGAACATCGCCGAGCCGTACGCGCTCGCCGCTGCGCCCGTCTTGCCGTCCACGACGCCCGCCAGCAGGCCGAGCAGCACGAAGCCCATGTTCGAGATCGCCGAATACGCCAGCATCCGCTTGATGTTGCGCTGGACGATACCCGTGATGTTGCCGACGATCATCGACAGTGCGGCCAGAATAACCAGCATTTCCTGCCAGTCGACGGCGAGCGGCAGTAGACCCATCACCAGGAAGCGCAGACCCCATGCGAACGCGGCAACCTTCGGACCACCGCCGACGAGCATCGTCATCGCCGTCGGCGCGCCTTGATAGACGTCCGGCACCCACATGTGGAACGGCACGGCGCCCATCTTGAACGCGATACCCGCAACGATGAAGATCACGCCGAACAGCAGCACGACATCATTGATGTGGCCGGAAGCCACGGCCTTCAGCACTTCGTTCAGTTCGAGCGAACCCGTCGCGCCGTAGAGCATCGAGATGCCGTACAGCAGGAAGCCCGAAGCCAGCGCGCCCAGCACGTAGTACTTCATCGCGGCTTCGTTCGACGGCGCATGTTCGCGGCGCAGCGCGATCACGGCGTACAGCGACAGCGACATCAGTTCCAGACCGAGGTACAGCGTCAGGAAGTTGTTGCCGGAGATCATCACCAGCTGGCCGAGCAGCGAGAACATGCCGAGCAGGAAGAAGTTGCCCTCGTACAGGCCGCGATCTTCCAGATACTTGCGCGAGTAGACGATCGACACCGCGTAGCCCAGCGACACCACCGCCTTCATCACGTTGGCGAACGGGTCCACCACGTACATGCGCGAGAAGTAGTATTGCGGCCCGGCGCCCGGCGTGAAGGCATCGATGGCGAACCAGATGCCGGCCACGACCGTGGAAATCAGCGCGATGAAATACGTCGTGCGGCGGCTGTTCGGGCCAACGAACGTGTCGATAAGCCACGCAACGACGATAGCGGTCATCACTAGCGCGTCGGGTAACAGGGCGGTCATAGGTGCGTTTTGCATGATCTTTAAATTCCTCCGCTTCGCATTACTGCGACAGCGGCAGCTTCGACTGCGCAACGTGGGACAGAAGGTTCTCCACCGACACGTGCATTACTTCGGTAAAGGGCTTCGGATAGATGCCCATGTACAGCGTCAACGCGGCGAGCACGCCCAGCATGAAGAACTCGCGGCGATTGATGTCGACGAGGTTCTTCACGTGATCGTTCACCACCGCGCCGAAGTACACGCGCTTGTACATCCACAACGTATAGGCCGCGCCGAGAATCAGCGTGACGGCCGCACCGAACGCGATCCAGAAGTTGTACTGGACAGCGGCCAGAATCACCATGAACTCACCGACGAAGCCGGAGGTGCCCGGCAGGCCGCAGTTCGCCATCGAGAACAGCATCACGAGCGCCGCGAACTTCGGCATCGTGTTGACGACGCCGCCGTAGTCGGCGATCTGACGCGAGTGCATGCGGTCATACAGCACGCCGATGCAAAGGAACATCGCGCCCGACACGAAGCCGTGCGAGATCATCTGCACGATCGCGCCTTCCGTACCGAGCTGGTTGAAGATGAAGAAGCCGAGCGTGACGAAGCCCATGTGCGCGATCGACGAGTACGCGACCAGCTTCTTCATGTCGGCCTGCACCATCGCGACGAGACCGATGTACACGACGGCGATCAGCGACAGCGTGATGACGACGGGCGCGAGCAAGTGGCTCGCATCCGGCGCGATGGGCAGCGAGAAGCGCAGGAAACCGTATGCGCCGAGCTTCAGCATGATCGCGGCCAGCACGACCGAGCCGCCCGTCGGCGCTTCCACGTGCGCGTCCGGCAACCACGTGTGGACAGGCCACATCGGCACCTTGACAGCGAACGCGAGGAAGAACGCGATGAACAGCAGCACCTGCGGCGTCATCGACAGCTTCGCGGCGTGCCACGTAGCCAGGTCGAACGTGCCCGTCGCCGTGTACAGATACAGCAAGCCGACCAGCATCAGCAGCGAGCCCATCAGCGTGTACAGGAAGAACTTGAACGCCGCGTACACACGGTTCGCCCCGCCCCACACGCCGATGATGATGTACATCGGAATCAGCGTCGCTTCGAAGAACACATAGAACAGCATGCCGTCGGCCGACGAGAACACGCCGACCATGATGCCCGACAGGATCAGGAACGCTGCCAGATACTGCGCGACGTTCTTCGTGATCACTTCCCATGCTGCGATCACGACGATCACCGTGATCAGCGCCGTCAACACGACGAACCACATCGCAATACCGTCGATGCCGAGGTGGTACGTGATGTTGAAGCGCTCGATCCAGTTAGCCTTTTCTTCGAACTGCAATGCTGCCGTACTCGTGTCGAAATCCGTCATCAACGGAATCGTCACGATGAAACTCAACACCGACCCGATCAGCGCAATCCATCGCGCCGGACCGGGATTGCGATCTGAACCGATGGCTAGAACCACCAGGCCGAAAATAATCGGCATCCAGATCGCGATACTCAGAATCGGAAACGTCGTGTGCATGAGAAGTGTCTCCAGCCTGTTCTTTATTTTCCGCCGAGCGTTACAAACAAGGTCAGGAGCCCCAGCATGCCGATGATCATGGCGAATGCGTAGTGGTAGATATAACCCGATTGCAGGAAACGGATCACGCTCGCAAACCAGCCGATGAAACGCGCGCTGCCGTTGACAATACCGTCAATGACCACGATGTCGCCTTCCTTCCACAGCCCGCGGCCGATGGCCACGGCGCCGCGCGCGAACACGACTTCGTTGATCTTGTCCATGTAGTACTTGTTATCCAGCAGCGTGTAGATCGGACCGAAACCACGCTTGATTACGGCGGGGAGATCCGGACGCTTCAGGTACAGGAACCACGAGACCACTACGCCAGCTAGCGCCAGCCACACGGGCAGGCCCGACGCAGCGTGCAGGCCCATCGAGGCCCAGCCCTGGAATTCTTCCGCCATCTCGTGCAGCGCCGGATGGTTTTCGCCGATGAAGATCACCTTGTCGAACGCCACGCCGTGCTGGAAGAAATCGCCATACAGCAACGGCCCGATTGCGATGGCGCCGATCACGATCGACGGAATGGCGAGCAGCACGAGCGGCAGCCAGACGACCCACGGTGTTTCGTGCGGCTCGTGAGCGTGATGGTCGTCATGACCGTGGCCGTGATCGTCGTGATGACCGTGGCCGTGCGCCGCTGCTTCCGCGCCCAGCGGCGAATCAGGATGCTTCGGACCGCGGAAGCGCTCTTCGCCGTGGAACACCATGAAGTACATGCGGAACGCGTACAGCGCCGTGACGAACACGCTCGCGACGACCGCGAAGTACGCGAAGCCCGAACCCGGCAGATGCGACAGCTTCACCGCATCGATGATCGAATCTTTCGAGTAGAAGCCCGAGAAGAACGGCGTGCCGATCAGCGCCAGCGAGCCGACCAGCGACGTGATCCACGTGATCGGCATGTACTTGCGCAGGCCGCCCATGTTGCGCATGTCCTGGTCGTGGTGCATGCCGATGATCACGGAGCCCGCGCCGAGGAACAGCAGCGCCTTGAAGAACGCGTGCGTCATCAGGTGGAACACGGCGACCGGGTATGCCGACACGCCCAGCGCGACCGTCATGTAGCCGAGCTGCGACAGTGTGGAGTAAGCGACGACACGCTTGATGTCGTTCTGCACGACGCCGAGGAAGCCCATGAACAGCGTCGTGATCGCGCCGATCACCGTGATGAACGACAGCGCCGAGTCCGACAGTTCGAACAGCGGCGACATGCGCGTCACCATGAAGATACCGGCCGTCACCATGGTTGCCGCGTGAATCAGTGCGGAGATCGGCGTCGGGCCTTCCATCGAGTCGGGCAGCCACACGTGCAGCGGGAACTGCGCGGACTTACCCATCGCGCCGATGAAGAGGCAAATACACGCGACCGTCAGCAGGCCCCAGTCGGTGCCCGGGAAGCTCAGCGAAGCCAGTTCGTGGCTCTTCGCGAACACGTCGCCGTAGTTCATCGAGCCGCCATAAGCGAGGATCAGACCGATGCCGAGAATGAAGCCGAAGTCGCCCACGCGGTTGACGATGAACGCCTTCATGTTCGCGTAGATCGCGCTTTCACGCTTGAAGTAGAAGCCGATCAGCAGGTACGACACGAGACCCACCGCTTCCCAGCCGAAGAACAGCTGCAGGAAGTTGTTGCTCATCACGAGCATCAGCATCGAGAACGTGAACAGCGAGATGTACGAGAAGAAGCGCTCGTAGCCGGTTTCCTCGTCGGCCATGTAGCCGATCGTGTAGACGTGCACCATCAGCGACACGAAGGTCACCACGCACATCATCATCGCCGTGAGCGTGTCGACGAGGAAGCCGACTTCGAACTTCACCTTGCCGACCGTCATCCATTCGTACACGGTCGCGTTGAAGCTCGCGCCGTGGAGCACATCGAGAAACACGATGCACGAAAGCACGAACGAAATCGCGACGCCGAGGATCGTGACCGAGTGCGCACCGGCACGTCCCACCGTCTTGCCGAAGAGCCCCGCAATCAGCGAGCCGGCCAGCGGTGCAAGCGCTACCGCCAGCAACAGGTTTTCATTGAGTGTCGTTGACATAACAGCCTGTGCCTGAAGTTAACCTTTGAGCTGATCGAGATCCTCGACATTGATCGTGTCGAGGCTACGGAACAGGGTCACCAGAATTGCAAGACCGATCGCCGCTTCCGCTGCCGCAACCGTCAGCACGAAGAAAACGAAGATCTGGCCATGCACATCGCCGAGATAATGCGAGAACGCGACGAAGTTCGTGTTGACCGCCAGCAGCATCAGTTCGATTGCCATCAGGATGATGATGACGTTGCGACGGTTCAGGAAAATGCCAACGATGCTGATCGCGAACAGGATCGCGCCGAGCACGAGGTAATGAGCAAGGGACAACATATTTTTCTCCTCCTGACGTCAGCTGTTCTTGCCGGCGCCAGCGTCGCCAGCGACGATTTCAGGTTCAGCCGGACCTTCCTTTTCCGCTGCCATCTTGACCACGCGCACGCGGTCCTGGGCGCGCACCTTCACCTGATCCGACACGCGCTGGCGCTTGCTGTCCTTGCCGTGACGCGTGGTCAGCGCAATCGCCGCGATGATCGCGACCAGCAGCACGAGGCCGGCCACTTCGAACGCGAAGATGTAGTCGGTGTAGATGACCTTGCCGATCAGGCGCGTGTTCGACCAGTCGGCAGCGCCTGCGACAGCGGCCGTCGTGTCGCGCACGGGTTGAACCGTCGCGCCGTAGCCGTGCCAGAGAATCAGCGCCGTCTCGATCACGATGATCGCGCCCACCACGGTCGCCATCGGCACGAAGCGTTTGAAGTCGCGCCGCAGCACGTCGAGATTGATGTCCAGCATCATCACGACGAACAGGAACAGCACCATCACCGCGCCGACATACACCAGCACCAGCAGGATCGCGAGGAATTCCGCCTGCAGCAGCATCCAGATCGCGGCCGCGTTGAAGAACGCGAGCACGAGGAACAACGCGGACGCCACCGGGTTGCGCGAAGTGATCACCTTCAGCCCTGACACCGTCAGGAGTAACGCGAAGATGTAGAACAGTACGGTCGTGAAGTCCATGATTACCGATTCATCGTTAGGCCATCGTCAGGCTTGGTGCTTTGGCGCGCGTCGTCTTCTGCCTGTGTTGCATGACGCGGCGCCAGAGCGGTCTGGCAGCGTCGCGCGGTCTTGTGCCTGCCGGACCGCGCGCCGTCGAACTGCTGTTTCAACCTATCAACGATAGGGTGCGTCGGCTGCCTTGTTTGCAGCGATTTCCGTTTCGTAACGGTCGCCGACTGCCAGCAACATGTCCTTCGTGAAGTACAGATCGCCGCGCTTTTCGCCGTGATATTCGAGGATGTGCGTTTCGACGATCGAATCGACCGGGCAGCTCTCTTCGCAGAAACCGCAGAAGATGCACTTGGTCAGGTCGATGTCGTAGCGCGTCGTGCGGCGCGTATTGTCCGCGCGCGTTTCCGATTCGATCGTGATCGCGAGCGCCGGGCACACTGCTTCGCACAGCTTGCAGGCGATACAGCGTTCTTCGCCGTTTTCGTAGCGGCGCAGCGCGTGCAGGCCACGGAAACGCGGCGAGATCGGGGTCTTCTCTTCCGGGAACTGCACAGTGATCTTGCGCTGGAACGTGTAGCGTCCCGTCAGCGCGAGGCCCTTGAGCAGCTCGGTCAGAAAGAAGGTCTTGAAGAAGTTTTGGATTGCGGTCATGGTTCGTCCGCCCTTTAGTTCCAGATATTCAACGGCGACATGATCCAGAAGCCGACCACCACGACCCAGATCACGGTGACAGGCAGGAACACCTTCCAGCCCAGACGCATGATCTGGTCATAGCGGTAGCGCGGGAACGTCGCGCGCACCCAGATGAATACCGACAGCAGGAAGAAGACTTTCAGGACCAGCCAGAAAATGCCGGGGATGAAAGACAGGAATTCGAACGGTGCGCTCCAGCCGCCCAGGAACATGACCGAGGCCAGCGCCGAGATCACGATCATGTTGATGTACTCGGCGAGGAAGAACAGCGCGAACGCCATGCCCGAGTAATCGATCATGTGGCCGGCGACGATTTCCGACTCGCCTTCCACCACGTCGAACGGGTGCCGGTTCGTTTCTGCGATGCCCGACACGAAATACACGACGAAGGCCGGCAGCAGCGGCAGCCAGTTCCACGACAGGAACGTGACGCCGTGGCTGGCGAAGATGCCGCGCATCTGCGAGCCGACGATTTCCGACAGGTTCAGCGAGCCCGCCGTCATCAGCACGACGACGAGCGCGAAGCCCATCGAGATTTCATACGACACCATCTGTGCCGCAGCGCGCATCGCGCCGAGGAAGGCGTACTTCGAGTTCGACGCCCAGCCGGCCAGAATCACGCCGTACACGCCGATCGACGAAATCGCGATGGCGTACAGCAGGCCCGCGTTGATGTCGCCGAGCACGGCGCCCGCCTGGAACGGAATCACCGCCCACACGGCGAACGCGGGGACCACCACCATCACGGGGGCGATCAGGTAGATCCAGCGGCTGGCCTGCGTCGGCTGAATGACTTCCTTCAGCAGCAGCTTCAGCACGTCGGCGATCGGCTGCAGAAGACCTGCGGGGCCAACGCGGTTCGGCCCGATACGCACGTGCATCCAGCCGATCAGCTTACGTTCCCACAGGATCAGGTAAGCCACGCACAGCAGGATCGCGACGGCCACCACCAGGATGCGCACCAGCGCCCACACCGTGGGCCATGCCACGCCGAGAATCTCGGTGCCGCCCGCGTTGATCGATTCGAACAAGGTCATTTACGCCTTCTCCACCACCAGTTCACCGAACAGGCTGCCCAGCGCTGCACCGGCGGGCGTAGCCGCCGACACGCGGACGACCGTCTCCGCAAGATTCGCATCACGCACGGCGGGTATCTGCACCGAGCGATCGCCCTGACGAACGCGCACTGCGTCGCCTTCCTTCAAACCCAGCTTGTCGAACAGCGCGGCGGGCAGCCCCACCGAGTTGGCGGCACGCGCGGCTGCCGTCAGATGCAGCGACTGCGCGCGGCGCACGAGCTGATCGGCGTGGTAGATCGGCACGTCAGCAATGCGTTCGAAGGTGCCTTCCGCGGCCTTCGCGCCATTGCTGCGCGCGACGCTTGCCGAGGTTTTGTTCGACAGGCGCGGCGTGAGGTCGCCATCGCCCAGTGCCACGGCGCGCACCTGCTCCGCTGTATCGTAGTCGAAGCCCGACGCGCCGAGCAGATTGCCCAGCACGCGCAGCACCTTCCATGCGGGACGCGCATCGCCGAGCGGACGCACCACGCCGTTGAACATCTGCACCGTGCCTTCCGCGTTCACGAAGGTGCCGGCCGTTTCCGTGTACGGCGCGATCGGCAGCAGGACGTCTGCGTATTCTGCGCCCGTCTGGAACGGCGACATCACGACGACCATTTCCGCCTGGTTCAGCGCGGCAAGCGCCTGCGCCGGGTTGGCCGTATCGAATTCCGGTTCGAGGTTCAGCAGCACATAACCCTTGCGCGGCTGCTCGAAAACTTCGCGAGCATTCAGGCCGCCCTCGCCCGGCAATGCGCCGACGAGATGCGCACCGACCGTGTTCGCCGCTTCCGTCAGGAAGCCGAGCGTAGCGCCCGTTGCTTCGGCGATCCATTGAGCCGCAGCGTGGATGCGCGCGAACTCCGGATGCTGGACCGCCCCGTTACCGAGCAACACGACGCGTGTTTCACCGGCGCCGAGTGCAGCGGCGGTCTTCTTTGCGGCATCCGTTGCCGTCGCGCCTGCGAATGCTTCCGGCAGCGCAGCGCCCTTTGCTTCCGACACAGCGGCGGCGATGCCCGCCAGTTCGTTCAGCCACGCCGACGGCGCAGCAGCGATGCGCGCAGCTTGCGGGATCAGCGCGTCGTCGCGCGTCGCCTGCAGCAGCGTGATCTTTGCGCCACCCTTCGCTGCCTGGCGCAGACGCGCCGCAAACAGCGGATGGTCGCGACGCAGCGACGAGCCGATCACGAGCGCGCTGTCGAGCATCGACAGGTTGGCGATCGACGTACCGAGCCACGGCGTGCCGTTTGCAGCGGCCGTGAAGTCCGTCTGACGCAGACGGAAATCGACGTTCGGCGTACCGACGGCTTGCGCAACCTGCTTGAGCAGGAACAGTTCTTCGACCGTGCTGTGCGCACTGCCGAGCGCGGCAATCGCGTTCGCGCCGTGGTCGGCCGAGATGCCCTTCAGACCCTTGACGACATATTCGAGCGCCGTCTGCCAGTCCGTTTCGATCCACTGACCGTTTTGCTTGAGCATCGGACGCGTCAGACGTTCCGGGCTGTTCAGGGCTTCGTACGAGAAGCGGTCCTTGTCCGAAATCCAGCATTCGTTGATGGCTTCGTTTTCGAACGGCAGAACGCGCATCACGCGGTTGTTCTTCACTTGCACCACGAGGTTCGCGCCGACGGAATCGTGCGGGCTCACCGACTTGCGGCGCGACAGTTCCCACGTACGGGCGCTGTAGCGGAACGGCTTGCTGGTCAGCGCGCCGACCGGGCACAGGTCGATCATGTTGCCCGACAGTTCGGAGTCGACCGTCTTGCCGACGAACGACGTGATTTCCGAGTGTTCGCCGCGACCCAGCATGCCGAGTTCCATCACGCCGGCGACTTCTTCGCCGAAGCGGACGCAACGCGTGCAGTGAATGCAGCGCGACATTTCTTCCATCGAGATCAGCGGGCCGACGTTCTTGTGGAACACGACGCGCTTCTCTTCGCTATAACGCGACGACGACTTGCCGTAACCGACGGCCAGATCCTGCAGTTGGCATTCGCCGCCCTGGTCGCAGATCGGGCAATCGAGCGGGTGATTGATCAGCAGGAATTCCATCACGGATTGCTGACCCTTCACCGCCTTTTCCGACTTCGTGCGCACGATCATGCCCGCCGACACCGGCGTTGCGCATGCAGGCACGGCCTTCGGCATCTTCTCGACATCGACAAGACACATCCGGCAGTTGGCCGCAATCGACAGTTTCTTGTGATAGCAGAAGTGAGGAATGTAGGTATCGACCTTATGCGCAGCCTGAATGATCATGCTGCCTTCGGCCACCTCTACTTTCTTGCCGTCTATTTCAAGTTCAACCATGATGGTCAATCTTCCTTAACCTGTTACCGCTCAATCGTTCGCCCGCTCGCCGCTACATAGCGGCGGCGCCCGCGTTTGACTCTGGCTCGCGTTGGCCTTGCATCGGCCTCGCATTGACCTCTTAAGCGGCGACCGTTTCCGTGGCCGCCGCCGCGCCGGCGTGACCGCCGACGACGCAACGCTTGTTGGCGACGTGATACTCGAATTCGTCCCAGTAGTGCTTGAGCATGCCTCGCACCGGCATCGCTGCCGCATCACCGAGCGCGCAGATCGTGCGGCCCATGATGTTCTCGGCGACCGAGTTCAGCAGATCCAGATCTTCCTTGCGGCCCAGACCGTGCTCGATACGATGCACGACGCGATACAGCCAGCCTGTGCCTTCGCGGCACGGCGTGCACTGACCGCACGACTCTTCGTAATAGAAGTACGACAGGCGCAGCAGCGAGCGCACCATGCAGCGCGTCTCGTCCATCACGATGACGGCGCCCGAGCCCAGCATCGAACCCTGCTTCGCGATCGAGTCGTAGTCCATGTCGGTTTGCATCATCAGATCGCCCGGAATCACGGGTGCTGACGAACCGCCAGGAATCACAGCCTTGATCTTCTTGCCGCCGCGCATGCCACCCGCGAGGTCCAGCAGCGTCGCGAACGGCGTGCCGAGCGGGACTTCATAGTTGCCCGGACGCTCGACGTCACCCGACACCGAGAAAATCTTCGTGCCGCCGTTGTTCGGCTTGCCCATCTCGAGGTAGTTCTGCGGGCCGACGGCCAGCAGGAACGGCACGGCTGCGAAGGTTTCCGTGTTGTTGATCGTGGTCGGCTTGCCGTACACGCCGAAGCTCGCCGGGAAAGGCGGCTTGAAGCGCGGCTGGCCCTTCTTGCCTTCCAGCGACTCGAGCAGCGCGGTTTCTTCGCCGCAGATGTACGCGCCGTAACCGTGGT contains these protein-coding regions:
- a CDS encoding DUF1178 family protein, with the translated sequence MKVLDLQCPHDHRFEGWFASADDFESQLSRKLVECPICGATEVSRLPSAPRLNLSGATRASNASKEKAAADAGELQAHVMRALREVLEKTENVGDRFAEEARRIHYNEAPARSIRGVTTPEDARALVEEGIDVMPLPVPAALKEPLQ
- a CDS encoding NUDIX domain-containing protein, which codes for MAELPDHDTALKETCIKSEVAYQGPFMTVKFDTVRLPDGKQATREYVQHPGAVMVIPLFDDGRVLMESQYRYAMGKVMYEYPAGKLDPNEDPLACAKRELLEETGYTAREYIYLTRVHPIISYSTEFIDIYVARGLTAGERKLDDGEFLETFIAKVSDVSEWVRTGQLSDVKTIIGTFWLEKLLSGAWPENAPEAD
- a CDS encoding DUF2818 family protein, producing MSAAGWFIVLLALVGANLPFLNQRLFGVMPLKATKKSAWLRLGELIVLYFIVGALGFMLEARAGNRFDQGWQFYAITFSLFIVLAFPGFTFQYLVKRR
- the nuoN gene encoding NADH-quinone oxidoreductase subunit NuoN, producing the protein MQNAPMTALLPDALVMTAIVVAWLIDTFVGPNSRRTTYFIALISTVVAGIWFAIDAFTPGAGPQYYFSRMYVVDPFANVMKAVVSLGYAVSIVYSRKYLEDRGLYEGNFFLLGMFSLLGQLVMISGNNFLTLYLGLELMSLSLYAVIALRREHAPSNEAAMKYYVLGALASGFLLYGISMLYGATGSLELNEVLKAVASGHINDVVLLFGVIFIVAGIAFKMGAVPFHMWVPDVYQGAPTAMTMLVGGGPKVAAFAWGLRFLVMGLLPLAVDWQEMLVILAALSMIVGNITGIVQRNIKRMLAYSAISNMGFVLLGLLAGVVDGKTGAAASAYGSAMFYSIVYLLTTLGSFGVVMLLARRDFEAETLDDFKGLNQRSPVFAFVMMVLMFSLAGIPPTVGFYAKLAVLEATMNAGLTWLAVLAVITSLFGAFYYLRIVKLMYFDDAVDTTPIAGDTCKRALLALNGVAVLVLGIVPGPLMSLCLNAITHTLPL
- a CDS encoding NADH-quinone oxidoreductase subunit M, yielding MHTTFPILSIAIWMPIIFGLVVLAIGSDRNPGPARWIALIGSVLSFIVTIPLMTDFDTSTAALQFEEKANWIERFNITYHLGIDGIAMWFVVLTALITVIVVIAAWEVITKNVAQYLAAFLILSGIMVGVFSSADGMLFYVFFEATLIPMYIIIGVWGGANRVYAAFKFFLYTLMGSLLMLVGLLYLYTATGTFDLATWHAAKLSMTPQVLLFIAFFLAFAVKVPMWPVHTWLPDAHVEAPTGGSVVLAAIMLKLGAYGFLRFSLPIAPDASHLLAPVVITLSLIAVVYIGLVAMVQADMKKLVAYSSIAHMGFVTLGFFIFNQLGTEGAIVQMISHGFVSGAMFLCIGVLYDRMHSRQIADYGGVVNTMPKFAALVMLFSMANCGLPGTSGFVGEFMVILAAVQYNFWIAFGAAVTLILGAAYTLWMYKRVYFGAVVNDHVKNLVDINRREFFMLGVLAALTLYMGIYPKPFTEVMHVSVENLLSHVAQSKLPLSQ
- the nuoL gene encoding NADH-quinone oxidoreductase subunit L; translated protein: MSTTLNENLLLAVALAPLAGSLIAGLFGKTVGRAGAHSVTILGVAISFVLSCIVFLDVLHGASFNATVYEWMTVGKVKFEVGFLVDTLTAMMMCVVTFVSLMVHVYTIGYMADEETGYERFFSYISLFTFSMLMLVMSNNFLQLFFGWEAVGLVSYLLIGFYFKRESAIYANMKAFIVNRVGDFGFILGIGLILAYGGSMNYGDVFAKSHELASLSFPGTDWGLLTVACICLFIGAMGKSAQFPLHVWLPDSMEGPTPISALIHAATMVTAGIFMVTRMSPLFELSDSALSFITVIGAITTLFMGFLGVVQNDIKRVVAYSTLSQLGYMTVALGVSAYPVAVFHLMTHAFFKALLFLGAGSVIIGMHHDQDMRNMGGLRKYMPITWITSLVGSLALIGTPFFSGFYSKDSIIDAVKLSHLPGSGFAYFAVVASVFVTALYAFRMYFMVFHGEERFRGPKHPDSPLGAEAAAHGHGHHDDHGHGHDDHHAHEPHETPWVVWLPLVLLAIPSIVIGAIAIGPLLYGDFFQHGVAFDKVIFIGENHPALHEMAEEFQGWASMGLHAASGLPVWLALAGVVVSWFLYLKRPDLPAVIKRGFGPIYTLLDNKYYMDKINEVVFARGAVAIGRGLWKEGDIVVIDGIVNGSARFIGWFASVIRFLQSGYIYHYAFAMIIGMLGLLTLFVTLGGK
- the nuoK gene encoding NADH-quinone oxidoreductase subunit NuoK → MLSLAHYLVLGAILFAISIVGIFLNRRNVIIILMAIELMLLAVNTNFVAFSHYLGDVHGQIFVFFVLTVAAAEAAIGLAILVTLFRSLDTINVEDLDQLKG